Proteins encoded by one window of Cannabis sativa cultivar Pink pepper isolate KNU-18-1 chromosome 4, ASM2916894v1, whole genome shotgun sequence:
- the LOC115714637 gene encoding ATP sulfurylase 2, producing MHSPSPIIKSSLIEPDGGELVNLVVPEIERASRVLEAQALPKVSLTKIDLEWAHVISEGWASPLKGFMRENEYLQSLHFNSLKTTKNGSSIVVNMSLPIVLAIDDETKERIGCSTHVGLLSPNKVLIGILRGIEIYKHNKEERIARTWGTTVDGLPYVDEAISKGGNWLIGGDLEVFEPIKYNDGLDDYRLSPQELRNEFERREADAVFAFQLRNPVHNGHALLMNDTRRSLLEMGYNNPILLLHPLGGFTKVDDVPLHVRMEQHTKVLEDGILDPKTTIVAIFPSPMHYAGPTEVQWHAKARINGGANFYIVGRDPAGMPHPTQNRDLYDPDHGKKLLSMAPGLDKLHILPFRVAAYDIVHKKMAFFDPSRAKEFEFISGTKMRSYAKNGENPPEGFMSPSGWGVLANYYQTLQTEDC from the exons ATGCATTCTCCATCTCCTATTATCAAGAGCTCTCTTATTGAGCCCGATGGGGGTGAGCTTGTAAATCTTGTGGTCCCTGAGATTGAAAGGGCTTCAAGGGTCCTAGAAGCTCAGGCTCTACCCAAGGTGAGTCTCACTAAGATTGATTTGGAATGGGCTCATGTGATCAGTGAAGGATGGGCTAGCCCATTAAAGGGTTTCATGAGAGAAAATGAGTATTTACAAAGCTTGCATTTCAATTCACTTAAAACCACCAAAAATGGGTCATCAATAGTGGTGAATATGTCACTTCCTATTGTGTTAGCCATTGATGATGAGACAAAAGAGAGAATTGGGTGTTCCACCCATGTGGGGTTATTAAGTCCCAACAAGGTTTTGATTGGTATACTTAGAGGAATTGAGATATACAAGCATAACAAAGAAGAGAGAATAGCAAGAACATGGGGGACCACAGTTGATGGATTGCCATATGTTGATGAGGCTATTAGTAAAGGTGGAAATTGGCTTATTGGTGGAGATTTAGAAGTGTTTGAGCCCATAAAATACAATGATGGGCTTGATGATTACAGATTGTCTCctcaagaattgaggaatgaaTTTGAGAGGCGTGAGGCTGATGCAGTGTTTGCTTTTCAATTAAGGAATCCTGTTCATAATGGACATGCTCTGTTAATGAATGACACAAGAAGAAGCCTATTGGAAATGGGGTACAATAACCCAATCTTATTGCTTCATCCTTTGGGAGGTTTCACTAAGGTTGATGATGTGCCACTTCATGTTCGAATGGAACAACATACCAAG GTATTGGAAGATGGAATTCTTGATCCCAAAACGACAATAGTGGCTATATTTCCATCTCCCATGCATTATGCAGGTCCCACAGAAGTTCAATGGCATGCAAAAGCAAGAATAAATGGTGGAGCTAATTTTTACATTGTGGGCAGAGATCCAGCTGGTATGCCTCACCCAACACAAAACAGAGACTTGTATGATCCTGATCATGGTAAGAAACTCCTAAGCATGGCTCCTGGACTTGACAAACTACATATATTGCCATTCAGAGTGGCAGCATATGATATTGTGCATAAGAAAATGGCTTTTTTCGACCCTTCAAGGGCTAAAGAATTTGAGTTTATCTCTGGAACAAAGATGAGGAGTTATGCCAAGAATGGTGAGAACCCACCAGAGGGTTTTATGTCCCCTAGTGGATGGGGTGTTCTTGCCAATTATTACCAAACATTGCAAACTGAAGATTGTTAA